The following proteins come from a genomic window of Gordonia westfalica:
- a CDS encoding helix-turn-helix transcriptional regulator: MLETSARLLALLSLLQTRREWSGRELAERLDITTRTVRRDIDKLRELGYPVDANVGARGGYRLGAGAEMPPLLLDDQEVLAVALGLDAVTTGAVADMAEASAGALAKLRQVMPSRLQHRLDALRIEAIPREAPASAVPAERLTEIATACHRHERLRFDYRRNDGEESRREVEPYRLVRNGNRWYLVGFDLARADWRSFRVDRMEPKIPTGPRFTQREPPEGGAAAFVARGLGALQKRATARVRIHLPLDEVAAMIHQSWGTLESGDEHTCEVTVYSTSMTSIARWMHAFGADFTVLEPDELRVELAAVADYHDQVAERYRRAMTGPS, translated from the coding sequence ATGTTGGAAACCTCGGCCCGGCTGCTCGCCCTGCTGTCGCTGCTGCAGACGCGGCGGGAATGGTCGGGCAGAGAACTGGCCGAGCGCCTCGACATCACGACCCGCACGGTGCGTCGTGACATCGACAAGCTCCGCGAGCTCGGCTATCCCGTCGACGCGAATGTCGGTGCGCGCGGCGGGTATCGGCTCGGGGCCGGCGCCGAGATGCCGCCGCTGCTGCTCGACGATCAGGAAGTGCTCGCCGTCGCGCTGGGGCTCGACGCGGTGACGACGGGCGCGGTCGCCGACATGGCCGAGGCCTCGGCCGGTGCGCTCGCGAAACTGCGTCAGGTCATGCCGTCGCGGCTCCAGCACCGGCTCGACGCGCTCAGGATCGAGGCCATCCCCCGGGAGGCACCGGCGAGCGCAGTCCCGGCCGAACGCCTCACCGAGATCGCCACGGCCTGCCATCGCCACGAGCGTCTGCGCTTCGACTACCGGCGCAATGACGGCGAGGAGAGCCGCCGCGAGGTCGAACCGTACCGCCTGGTCCGCAACGGGAACCGCTGGTACCTGGTCGGTTTCGACCTCGCCCGCGCCGACTGGCGTTCGTTCCGCGTCGACCGCATGGAACCGAAGATCCCGACCGGTCCGCGATTCACCCAGCGTGAGCCTCCCGAGGGCGGCGCGGCGGCCTTCGTCGCCCGCGGCCTCGGCGCACTGCAGAAGCGGGCGACCGCGCGGGTTCGCATCCACCTGCCGCTCGACGAGGTCGCGGCGATGATCCACCAGTCCTGGGGCACGCTGGAATCCGGTGACGAGCACACCTGCGAAGTGACCGTCTACAGCACGTCGATGACGTCGATCGCGCGCTGGATGCACGCCTTCGGGGCCGACTTCACCGTCCTCGAACCCGACGAACTCCGC
- a CDS encoding maleylpyruvate isomerase family mycothiol-dependent enzyme yields the protein MPTTILPLAEVTEGLIAQWSAIADVAAGLTDEQWSGPSVLPGWTNADVVAHIIGTESMLDGRDVEATRTVSALDHVRNPIGELNEKWVDHYRPKPRAEVLAALEEIVAVRTAALKAMTQEQFEAPSMTPAGADTYGRFMRIRIFDCWVHEIDLRDSADGSAVADPVPASWALDEIGASLPFVVGKRADAPKGSKVLFDITGLSPRTVRIDVGDRASLVEEFEGGDASADVRLRIDAANLARCAGGRRDADPNEVEIEGDQTLGQAILTRMNYVI from the coding sequence ATGCCCACGACCATCCTGCCGCTCGCCGAGGTCACCGAAGGCCTGATCGCCCAGTGGAGCGCGATCGCCGACGTCGCGGCCGGACTCACCGACGAACAGTGGTCGGGGCCGTCGGTGCTGCCCGGATGGACCAACGCCGACGTCGTCGCGCACATCATCGGCACCGAGAGCATGCTCGACGGCCGCGACGTGGAGGCCACCCGCACCGTGAGCGCTCTCGACCACGTGCGGAACCCGATCGGCGAACTGAACGAGAAGTGGGTCGACCACTATCGCCCGAAGCCGCGCGCCGAGGTTCTCGCCGCGCTCGAAGAGATCGTCGCGGTCCGCACCGCTGCGCTGAAGGCCATGACGCAGGAGCAGTTCGAGGCTCCGTCGATGACCCCGGCCGGCGCAGACACCTACGGACGCTTCATGCGCATCCGCATCTTCGACTGCTGGGTTCACGAGATCGACCTGCGCGACAGCGCCGATGGTTCGGCGGTCGCCGATCCCGTCCCGGCGTCGTGGGCGCTCGACGAGATCGGGGCGTCGCTGCCGTTCGTCGTCGGCAAGCGGGCCGACGCCCCCAAGGGGAGCAAGGTGCTCTTCGACATCACCGGCCTGTCGCCCCGGACCGTCCGGATCGACGTCGGCGACCGTGCGTCGCTCGTCGAGGAGTTCGAGGGAGGGGACGCCTCGGCCGATGTGCGGCTGCGGATCGATGCGGCGAACCTGGCGCGGTGCGCCGGCGGACGTCGCGACGCCGACCCGAACGAAGTGGAGATCGAGGGCGATCAGACGCTGGGACAGGCGATCCTCACGCGGATGAACTACGTGATCTGA
- a CDS encoding SURF1 family protein, which translates to MHVLRTILRPGWIALGVVVAAFAVACFTLLAPWQLGKNSDTEHRNDLIRAATSLETVPLAEIAPTSTLDPSTEWREVEVTGRYLEDRQALVRLRNIQERPAVVVLTPFAVNGSDRVILINRGFVRPVEGGVPDVPSPPAGEQTIEGRIRAAEGVSADRGFRADNGVLTVPSINPGVVATATSTPMDDFYLQLSPDQPGALGEIPLPQLDTGPYLSYGLQWLAFGVMAPLGVLYFLISEIRTRRRASAAKVAAAAEDSAGTGGAVVAESTPAAEASASASRAERRRQMREELRAASGTTVVHNVGRIGHGPVAEDTVGDVRDATPDPRSQDGEVRDKLSRRYGG; encoded by the coding sequence GTGCACGTACTGCGAACAATCCTGCGTCCTGGGTGGATCGCCCTCGGCGTCGTGGTCGCGGCGTTCGCAGTGGCCTGTTTCACGCTCCTCGCGCCATGGCAGCTCGGGAAGAACTCCGACACCGAACACCGCAACGACCTGATCCGTGCCGCGACCTCGCTGGAGACCGTCCCGCTGGCCGAGATCGCCCCGACGTCGACGCTCGATCCGTCCACGGAGTGGCGCGAGGTCGAGGTGACGGGCCGCTATCTCGAGGACCGGCAGGCCCTGGTGCGGTTGCGCAACATCCAGGAACGCCCGGCCGTGGTGGTGCTCACCCCGTTCGCGGTGAACGGTTCGGATCGTGTGATCCTGATCAACCGCGGCTTCGTCCGCCCGGTGGAGGGCGGTGTCCCCGACGTCCCGTCACCACCCGCCGGTGAGCAGACCATCGAGGGCCGGATCCGCGCCGCGGAGGGCGTCAGCGCCGACCGCGGCTTCCGCGCCGACAACGGCGTGCTGACGGTGCCGTCGATCAACCCCGGTGTGGTGGCGACGGCGACGTCGACGCCGATGGACGACTTCTACCTCCAGCTGTCCCCGGACCAGCCGGGTGCCCTGGGCGAGATCCCGCTCCCCCAGCTCGACACCGGCCCGTACCTGTCGTACGGCCTGCAGTGGCTCGCGTTCGGGGTCATGGCACCCCTCGGTGTCCTGTACTTCCTGATCTCCGAGATCCGTACTCGCCGGCGCGCCTCCGCCGCAAAGGTCGCGGCCGCGGCGGAGGACTCCGCCGGGACCGGTGGCGCCGTCGTCGCCGAGTCCACGCCGGCCGCGGAGGCGAGTGCCTCTGCTTCCCGCGCCGAACGCCGCCGGCAGATGCGTGAGGAACTGCGCGCCGCAAGCGGCACCACGGTGGTCCACAATGTCGGACGCATCGGCCACGGGCCGGTCGCCGAGGACACCGTCGGCGACGTCCGCGACGCGACGCCGGATCCCCGGAGTCAGGACGGCGAGGTGCGGGACAAGCTCAGCCGGCGCTACGGCGGCTGA
- a CDS encoding cobalamin biosynthesis protein, translated as MPLTREQRNRPTRRALSTAAGLVAGFLLDEALGDPSRGHPVAGFGRLTSALERRMYRDSRAAGAGLVAVAAGGVVGAGLVVSAGRRAPATVALTAASTWIALGGTTLCRVGDAVADALESDDIDAARALIPSLCGRDPGSLDEAGICRAALESIAENTSDATVGPLFWGAVAGVPGILGYRAINTLDAMVGYRNERYRDFGWAAARLDDVVNILPARLAGALIVGVSGAPRCAAEAWRRDSHAHPSPNAGVVEAAFAGALGVQLGGRTVYPHGVEQRPTLGRGPAPRPADLRAAVELSRRVQRATLAAGVAGCLIRVAVSRRSAG; from the coding sequence GTGCCCCTGACCCGTGAACAGCGAAACCGGCCCACCCGACGGGCCCTGTCGACCGCGGCCGGACTCGTCGCGGGCTTCCTCCTCGACGAGGCGCTGGGTGACCCGTCCCGGGGGCATCCGGTCGCCGGTTTCGGCCGCCTGACGTCCGCACTCGAACGCCGCATGTACCGCGACTCGCGCGCGGCGGGCGCCGGTCTGGTCGCGGTGGCCGCCGGCGGTGTGGTGGGAGCGGGACTTGTCGTATCGGCGGGGCGTCGGGCGCCGGCGACGGTGGCGCTGACCGCGGCGTCGACGTGGATCGCGCTCGGCGGGACCACGCTGTGCCGGGTGGGCGACGCGGTCGCCGACGCGCTCGAATCCGACGACATCGACGCCGCACGAGCCCTGATCCCGAGCCTCTGCGGTCGCGATCCCGGGTCGCTCGACGAGGCCGGGATCTGTCGGGCGGCGCTGGAGTCGATCGCCGAGAACACCTCTGACGCGACCGTCGGACCGCTGTTCTGGGGTGCGGTCGCCGGTGTCCCCGGAATCCTCGGCTACCGCGCGATCAACACCCTCGACGCCATGGTCGGGTACCGCAACGAGCGTTATCGCGACTTCGGCTGGGCGGCCGCGCGACTCGACGACGTCGTCAACATCCTGCCCGCACGACTCGCGGGCGCGTTGATCGTCGGTGTCTCCGGAGCACCCCGATGCGCCGCCGAGGCCTGGCGTCGCGACAGCCACGCACATCCGAGCCCCAACGCGGGGGTCGTCGAAGCTGCGTTCGCCGGTGCCCTCGGGGTACAGCTCGGGGGCCGGACCGTGTACCCGCACGGCGTCGAACAACGGCCGACGCTGGGCCGGGGGCCGGCGCCGCGGCCCGCCGACCTACGAGCCGCCGTCGAGCTCTCGCGGAGGGTTCAGCGTGCGACGCTGGCCGCAGGCGTGGCGGGTTGTCTGATCCGGGTCGCGGTCAGCCGCCGTAGCGCCGGCTGA
- a CDS encoding spermidine synthase, which produces MARSSAEPSPGRHVIDTGVAELARDTIAGGWLLTVNGAHSSHIDPDDPTVLDFEYLRQMAAVIAERHPASDRLRVLHLGGAACALARYLDHRYPDARQVAVEVDGELARLVREWFDLPRAPRLRIRVGDAREVVTSLQPGTREVIVRDAFAGDRTPAHLTTREFTAAVRDVLVPGGLYLANCGDSRDLAGARAEAATVASVFEHLLLIADAAMFKGRRTGNIVIVGSDAPLDASATLVRTLLSDPLPAQILSGAKARDFARGPGLADADVVPDRS; this is translated from the coding sequence GTGGCCAGGTCATCCGCGGAACCGTCGCCCGGGCGGCACGTCATCGACACCGGCGTCGCCGAACTCGCGCGCGACACCATCGCCGGCGGGTGGTTGCTGACCGTCAACGGGGCCCACAGTTCGCACATCGACCCCGACGACCCGACCGTGCTCGACTTCGAGTACCTGCGCCAGATGGCCGCCGTCATCGCCGAACGCCATCCCGCGTCGGATCGACTGCGGGTTCTCCACCTGGGCGGCGCCGCCTGCGCGCTCGCCCGCTACCTCGACCACCGGTACCCCGATGCGCGTCAGGTGGCCGTCGAGGTCGACGGCGAACTCGCCCGACTCGTGCGCGAGTGGTTCGACCTCCCCCGCGCCCCCAGGCTGCGGATCCGGGTCGGCGACGCGCGGGAGGTGGTGACATCGCTGCAGCCGGGCACGCGCGAGGTGATCGTGCGCGACGCCTTCGCCGGGGACCGCACGCCGGCCCATCTGACGACCCGCGAGTTCACCGCCGCCGTCCGCGACGTACTCGTACCGGGCGGACTGTATCTCGCCAACTGCGGCGACAGTCGAGATCTGGCGGGAGCTCGCGCCGAAGCCGCGACCGTCGCGTCGGTCTTCGAGCACCTCCTGCTCATCGCCGACGCCGCGATGTTCAAGGGTCGTCGCACCGGCAACATCGTCATCGTCGGCAGCGACGCCCCGCTCGACGCGTCGGCGACCCTGGTCCGCACCCTGCTGAGCGATCCGCTACCCGCGCAGATCCTCTCGGGTGCCAAGGCCCGCGACTTCGCGCGCGGTCCGGGACTGGCGGACGCCGACGTCGTGCCGGACCGGTCGTGA
- a CDS encoding protein kinase domain-containing protein has product MTDPSSRAGTTLGPYRIDRLLGRGGMGEVYEAYDTVRERRVALKVLPPHLVHDNDFRERFERESKTAAKLSDPHVIPIHDWGEKDGVLFIDMRLVDGQDLRKLLNSGPLAPDRAVRILGQVAAALDAAHRDGLVHRDIKPDNILVDADDFAYLVDFGIAQGTTDSRLTQVGTALGTLAYMAPERFGDEPAGPGSDNYALACVLYESVTGRTPFPAKTDQGLMTAHITKPPPQTGGPLDPVITRGLAKDPAQRYPSARELIRAAADAVSGNAAAAGRSQPPPAAQAPPTVVPQPLPPSSMTPPTYAPRPPQQPAAHPTPGGSTASDPTMVRGLSSGPTVPGPQHSPGPGGGYGSPPGHSGPQSHSGPQSYSGPQSYSGPQSYSGPQSYSGPQAYSGPQSYSGPQSYSGPNQWGTPTPPPRKSKTGRNIGIAIGAGVAVIALAVTGIVVALSGGGDDPPEPGTSSQAMPAGTVACDYPARTVVGGITQPPPASTQPNTGTVDAQIPIAAQGTITMTLNRAEAPCNVAAMVSLIKSGFYDGSKCHRASAKYLICGSSGGKEGTNPGWTSPDELPENLPSAGTDTNGIPQVTYPRGTVGILDLPDDEGATGSTTFFMLADDTDLPLTYSVVGTMDPAGLAVLDKVVAGGFTPAKPGAQSGPPNQNLLIQKATVGG; this is encoded by the coding sequence GTGACCGATCCATCGTCGAGAGCGGGCACCACCCTGGGCCCGTATCGCATCGACAGACTGCTGGGTCGCGGCGGCATGGGCGAGGTGTACGAGGCCTACGACACCGTCCGGGAACGTCGAGTCGCCCTGAAGGTTCTCCCGCCACATCTGGTCCACGACAACGATTTCCGCGAACGATTCGAACGCGAGTCGAAGACGGCGGCCAAACTCTCCGATCCGCACGTCATCCCGATCCACGACTGGGGTGAGAAGGACGGCGTCCTGTTCATCGACATGCGCCTCGTCGACGGCCAGGACCTGCGTAAGCTCCTCAACTCCGGTCCGCTGGCACCCGACCGGGCGGTTCGCATCCTGGGCCAGGTCGCGGCGGCACTCGACGCGGCGCACCGCGACGGTCTGGTCCACCGCGACATCAAACCGGACAACATCCTCGTCGACGCCGACGACTTCGCCTACCTCGTGGACTTCGGCATCGCGCAGGGCACCACCGACAGCCGTCTGACGCAGGTCGGGACCGCGCTCGGCACGCTGGCCTACATGGCACCGGAACGGTTCGGCGACGAGCCGGCCGGCCCGGGATCGGACAACTACGCCCTCGCCTGCGTTCTCTACGAGAGCGTCACCGGCCGGACCCCGTTCCCGGCGAAGACCGATCAGGGTCTGATGACCGCGCACATCACCAAACCGCCACCGCAGACGGGCGGACCGCTCGACCCGGTGATCACGCGCGGCCTCGCCAAGGACCCGGCACAGCGCTATCCCAGCGCGCGCGAACTCATCCGCGCGGCCGCCGACGCCGTGTCGGGCAACGCCGCGGCGGCGGGCCGTTCGCAGCCACCGCCGGCCGCGCAGGCGCCGCCCACCGTCGTACCCCAGCCGCTCCCACCGTCGAGCATGACCCCGCCCACCTATGCGCCGCGACCGCCCCAGCAGCCGGCGGCACATCCGACCCCCGGCGGCTCCACGGCCTCGGACCCGACGATGGTTCGCGGCCTGAGTTCGGGTCCGACCGTCCCCGGCCCGCAACATTCCCCCGGCCCGGGTGGTGGATACGGCTCTCCCCCAGGTCATTCCGGGCCCCAGTCGCATTCGGGTCCCCAGTCCTATTCAGGGCCACAGTCGTACTCAGGTCCGCAGTCCTATTCGGGTCCCCAGTCGTACTCAGGTCCCCAGGCGTATTCAGGGCCACAGTCGTATTCGGGTCCCCAGTCGTACTCAGGGCCCAACCAGTGGGGTACCCCGACCCCGCCACCCCGGAAGTCGAAGACGGGACGCAACATCGGGATCGCCATCGGCGCCGGCGTCGCGGTGATCGCCCTTGCGGTCACCGGCATCGTCGTCGCGCTGTCGGGCGGTGGAGACGATCCGCCGGAACCCGGCACCTCGTCGCAGGCGATGCCCGCGGGCACGGTCGCCTGTGACTACCCGGCGCGCACGGTGGTCGGCGGCATCACCCAGCCGCCGCCGGCGTCGACCCAGCCGAACACCGGCACCGTGGACGCGCAGATCCCGATCGCCGCGCAGGGCACCATCACCATGACGCTCAACCGGGCCGAGGCGCCGTGCAACGTCGCCGCCATGGTCTCGCTGATCAAGTCCGGGTTCTACGACGGCAGCAAATGCCACCGTGCGTCGGCGAAATATCTGATCTGCGGGTCGTCGGGCGGCAAGGAGGGCACCAACCCCGGATGGACCAGCCCCGATGAACTGCCCGAGAACCTACCGTCGGCCGGCACCGACACCAACGGGATTCCGCAGGTCACCTACCCGCGCGGTACCGTCGGCATCCTCGATCTCCCCGACGACGAGGGTGCCACCGGCTCGACGACGTTCTTCATGCTCGCCGACGACACCGATCTGCCGCTCACGTACTCGGTCGTCGGCACCATGGACCCCGCCGGACTCGCCGTGCTGGACAAGGTCGTCGCGGGCGGGTTCACCCCCGCCAAGCCCGGTGCGCAGTCGGGACCGCCGAACCAGAACCTACTCATCCAGAAGGCGACGGTCGGCGGGTAG